GATGGCGTTTCTGAACCGGATCTCCCATGGGCTGATGCCCACCTTGTCGGCGAGAAGGTCGATGAGGCTCTCGAGCGCGAACTCGGTCTGGCACACGCCAAAGCCGCGGAAGGCGCCGCCGGGGACGTTGTTGGTGTAGTAGCCAACGCCGCGGATGTCCGTGTTCTGGTACTTGTAGGGACCCACCGAGTGCGTGCAGGCGCGCTCGAGAACGGGGCCGGTTAACGAGGCGTAGGCACCGCCGTCAAAGTAGACGTCGCAGTCCAGGCCCGTGAACATGCCGTCCTCGTCACAGCCCAGGGTGAAGGTGCCCTCCATCGCGTGGCGCTTGGGATGGAAGTTAATCGACTCCTGGCGCGTGAGCTTGACCTTGACGGTGCGCCCGAGCTTGTAGGCAGCCAGGCAGGCGAGGTGCTGAACGGAGACGTCCTCCTTGCCGCCAAAGCCGCCGCCCACGAGCATGGTCTCCACGACCACGCGATCGGGGGTCTTGTCCCACCCGAACATATGGGCGACCTCCTTGCGGGTGTCGTAGGCGCCCTGGTCGGTTGAGCAGACCTTGACACCGTCCTTGTAGGGGAAGGCGACCGCGCACTCGGGCTCCAGGAAGGCATGCTCCGTAAAGGGCGTCGAGAAGGACTCCGTGACGGTGTAGGCGGAGCTAGCGAGGGCCTCGGCGGGGTTGCCGCGCACGATGTGACGGCTCTGACAGATGTTGCCGGCGGCCTCGGCGTGCACGAGCGGGGCACCCTCGGCACGGGCCGCGGCGATGCTGCTGACGGGTTCAAGCACCTCATACTCCACCCTGACAAGCTTCTTGGCCTTCTCCAGGACCTCGGGCGTCTCGGCAACCACGAGGCACAGGGCGTCACCCATGTCGCGCGTGATGCCACCCCCGGCGATGAAAACGTCCCAGTCCTGTTGAATGTGGCCCACCTTGTTAACGGGAACGTCCTCGGCGAGAAGGACCCCCACGACGCCGGGCAGCGCACGTGCCTTCTCGACATCGATAGAGAGCACGCGGGCGCGCGGGTAACGCGAGCGCACCGCCGAGCCGTAAGCCATGTCAGGGAAGTCGCGCTCGTCGAGGTCATCAGGGTACTTTCCGTAGCCCAGGACCTTCGGGCGCACGTCCACCCGAAAGGCATGGGCACCCACGCCGTAGTCATCACCTCGCTCGAGCTTGGGGTCGATCTGGGCCTCGCCGCGTAGAATCCTGGCGACCAGGAGAACCCCCTCGATGATCTTCTTGTAGCCGGTGCAGCGGCAGATGTTGCCGCGAATGGCCTTCTTGATCTGGTCCTCTGTGGGGTCGGGGTTACGATGGAGAAGGGCGGCCGCGCTCATGACCATGCCCGGGGTGCAAAATCCGCACTGGACCGCACCCACCGAGCCGAAGGCGTAGACGAAGGCCTCCTGCTCGTCCTTGGGCAGGCCCTCGACGGTCACTACGTCACGACCGTTCGCGAGCTTGGTCGTGAGGACGCACGACTTGATGGCGCGCCCGTCCACGATTACGGTACAGGTGCCACAGGCGCCCTCGGAGCAGCCGTCCTTGACGCTCAGGAGCTTGAGGTCGTCGCGCAGGTAGCGCAAAAGCGGCTTGCTCTCAGATGTGACGCACTCCTCGCCGTTCACGATGAAGCGATATTCCTCGGTTGCTGCCATGCCCTCTCCCTAGTTCTGCGCGACGATGCCGAACACGTCTGATATGGCACCACGCGGGCATTTGGTCGCGCACATCCCGCAGGCGATACAGGCGTCGTAGTCCACGTGGGCGTGGTTGTTCTCGAGGCGCATGGCGTCAGCAGGGCACACGCGCACGCAGATGCCGCAGTTGATGCAGCTCGTCGTGCACTTCTGCCGCGACTCCTTGGCCACGGACGTATTCGCGCAGCGCACGCGGATGGTACGATCGGGCGTGACCATCTCAATTATGCCCTGCGGACACTGTCGGGCGCACAGGCCGCAACCCGCACACGCGTCGCGGTCAACAAAGGCCACGCCGGTCTTCGTGTTCATATGTATGGCGTCGAAGCGGCACGCCTCGACGCAGGCGCCACAAGCCGTGCACCCGTCTTCGCACACGATTCCGCCCTCGCAGGCGGGGCTGCCCCCGCCGCAGCGCACGAAGGCGCTCGGGCGGGGCGTGCGCCGCCGCGCACCCATGTTTTTCTTGCTTATGCCTTGAGCCTTGCTCATGGTCTCCCCTTGTATGACGCTGAGTACAACGCCTGTATATTGGCATGGGCAGATCCAGCGCAGATCTGCCCATGCTCTCCACGCCTCCTTCCCCCTCGGGAGAAGACGCCCTTACCGTGTGAGTCGATCGCTAGGCAACCTCAGGGGCAGTCACATCCTTGAGCAGGTAGGCATAGGAGTCGCGCACCGCGACGATCGTGAGCCGCACGTCGTCGGGCAGGCCGC
This is a stretch of genomic DNA from Thermophilibacter immobilis. It encodes these proteins:
- a CDS encoding 4Fe-4S binding protein produces the protein MSKAQGISKKNMGARRRTPRPSAFVRCGGGSPACEGGIVCEDGCTACGACVEACRFDAIHMNTKTGVAFVDRDACAGCGLCARQCPQGIIEMVTPDRTIRVRCANTSVAKESRQKCTTSCINCGICVRVCPADAMRLENNHAHVDYDACIACGMCATKCPRGAISDVFGIVAQN
- the xdh gene encoding selenium-dependent xanthine dehydrogenase, producing MAATEEYRFIVNGEECVTSESKPLLRYLRDDLKLLSVKDGCSEGACGTCTVIVDGRAIKSCVLTTKLANGRDVVTVEGLPKDEQEAFVYAFGSVGAVQCGFCTPGMVMSAAALLHRNPDPTEDQIKKAIRGNICRCTGYKKIIEGVLLVARILRGEAQIDPKLERGDDYGVGAHAFRVDVRPKVLGYGKYPDDLDERDFPDMAYGSAVRSRYPRARVLSIDVEKARALPGVVGVLLAEDVPVNKVGHIQQDWDVFIAGGGITRDMGDALCLVVAETPEVLEKAKKLVRVEYEVLEPVSSIAAARAEGAPLVHAEAAGNICQSRHIVRGNPAEALASSAYTVTESFSTPFTEHAFLEPECAVAFPYKDGVKVCSTDQGAYDTRKEVAHMFGWDKTPDRVVVETMLVGGGFGGKEDVSVQHLACLAAYKLGRTVKVKLTRQESINFHPKRHAMEGTFTLGCDEDGMFTGLDCDVYFDGGAYASLTGPVLERACTHSVGPYKYQNTDIRGVGYYTNNVPGGAFRGFGVCQTEFALESLIDLLADKVGISPWEIRFRNAIEPGDVLPNGQIADQSTALKETLLAVKEPYDANPGHAGLACALKNAGVGVGLPDAGRCKIVVEGGRAVVYSATSDIGQGCNTVFIQDVCEATGLTRTYVVNGECSTESAPDSGTTSGSRQTLVTGEAVRGAAFLLRDAMLDVEAGKEPSIAPVVARGDGFKISYDDGTPYEGPDASVHAKDPVSALAVLEGCSFSYEYLELTDKLGADVPNPKSHIAYAYATHLVILNDDGSVKEIYAAHDSGKVINPIAIQGQIEGGVLMGMGYALTEDFPLEKSVPKVKYGTLGLFRAPDTPNIHAIYVEKDNPLLVAYGGKGIGEIATIPTAPAIQNAYRALDGRLRTKLPLEDTYYRRR